TGAAAGAGCGATAGAGATTATTTCGGGGAGCAGGGGCAGGGTCATCGTCACTGGCATGGGGAAATCGGGTCTTGTTGGAAAGAAGATTGCGGCGACGCTCGCATCAACGGGCACCCCGGCATTCTTCCTCCACCCTGCCGAGGCAAGCCACGGTGACCTCGGCATGGTAACATCCGATGATGTCATCATCGCCATATCGAACAGCGGAGAGACAGAGGAGCTCCTCTGCCTCATACCCTTTCTGAAACGCTTTAACCTCAGCCTCATCGCGATGACAGGCGATCCCGACTCGACCCTCTCTCAGGCGGCGGATGTCAGCCTCGATGTTTCCGTCAAGGAAGAGGCCTGTCCTCTCGGCGTCGTCCCGACGGCTTCGACGACCGCCACGATGGCTTTGGGTGATGCGGTCGCCATCGCCCTCCTCACAAAGAGGGGGTTCCGGGAAGAGGATTTTGCGCTCTTTCATCCGGGCGGCAGCCTCGGGAAAAAACTCTTCATCCAGGTCAAAGACCTCATGCATACGGGAGAGGGGCTTCCCCGTATATCTCCCGATACCCCTATGATGAACGCGGTCGTCGAGATATCATCAAAGAGGCTCGGCCTCACCATAGTTACGGATCCTGACGACAAGATCCTGGGCGTTGTCACAGACGGAGATTTACGGCGTGGAATAGAGAAATGGGGGAAGGCGGTCTTTGACATGAAGGCGAGAGAGGTCATGACAAAAGAGCCGAAGATCATCTTGGAAGATGAACTCGCAGCAAAGGCCCTATCGCTCATGGAAAAGTATTCCATAACATCCCTCGTAGTACCTGACAGAGAGGGCAGGCCAAAGGGTATAATCCATCTCCATGACATCCTCAAAAAGGGAATCGTCTAGCCTGCACGAATGCCGGG
This genomic interval from Thermodesulfovibrionales bacterium contains the following:
- a CDS encoding KpsF/GutQ family sugar-phosphate isomerase; translated protein: MSDITGIAAKVLKTEAEAVLALAGRLNSNFERAIEIISGSRGRVIVTGMGKSGLVGKKIAATLASTGTPAFFLHPAEASHGDLGMVTSDDVIIAISNSGETEELLCLIPFLKRFNLSLIAMTGDPDSTLSQAADVSLDVSVKEEACPLGVVPTASTTATMALGDAVAIALLTKRGFREEDFALFHPGGSLGKKLFIQVKDLMHTGEGLPRISPDTPMMNAVVEISSKRLGLTIVTDPDDKILGVVTDGDLRRGIEKWGKAVFDMKAREVMTKEPKIILEDELAAKALSLMEKYSITSLVVPDREGRPKGIIHLHDILKKGIV